A genomic window from Deltaproteobacteria bacterium includes:
- a CDS encoding alpha/beta hydrolase, with product MAAVQERTVSVWENKIKPKIQVAGSGPPVVFLHGAYGLTWDPFLDELAKNFTVYAPEHPGTTWGDPDGIKPLDNLWDLVLFYDELFDQLKLDSPAVIGHSFGGMVAAEIAASYPRRVGKLVLLCPIGLWRDDTPVKNWMIYPMEEVAKMAFYDPNGPIAKQMLALPEDEQAQQDAMIRTTWSLACTGKFVWPIPDKGLKKRIHRIKSPTLIVWGKGDKLVPPVYAQEFANRIAGSRVEMFDQAAHVPQLEQLSKVSTAIRDFIKA from the coding sequence ATGGCAGCAGTACAAGAACGCACAGTCAGTGTGTGGGAAAACAAAATCAAACCAAAAATCCAAGTCGCTGGCAGCGGGCCACCGGTCGTGTTTCTGCACGGCGCCTATGGGCTCACGTGGGACCCGTTTCTTGATGAATTAGCCAAGAACTTCACGGTCTATGCCCCCGAGCATCCTGGCACCACCTGGGGTGATCCTGATGGCATCAAGCCGTTGGATAATCTGTGGGATCTGGTGTTGTTCTACGACGAGTTGTTCGACCAGCTCAAGTTAGATTCACCAGCAGTGATTGGTCATTCGTTTGGCGGCATGGTCGCCGCGGAAATTGCCGCCTCCTATCCACGTCGAGTCGGCAAGCTCGTATTGTTGTGCCCAATCGGTTTGTGGCGTGATGATACGCCGGTGAAAAACTGGATGATCTATCCAATGGAAGAAGTCGCCAAGATGGCCTTCTATGATCCGAATGGACCGATTGCCAAGCAAATGCTGGCATTGCCCGAAGACGAACAAGCGCAACAGGACGCGATGATTCGTACCACATGGTCGTTAGCGTGTACTGGAAAGTTCGTTTGGCCAATTCCGGACAAAGGACTCAAGAAACGCATTCACCGCATCAAATCGCCAACACTCATTGTGTGGGGCAAAGGCGACAAGCTCGTTCCGCCAGTCTACGCCCAAGAGTTTGCCAATCGCATCGCCGGCTCACGTGTTGAGATGTTCGACCAAGCCGCGCACGTGCCACAGCTTGAGCAGCTCAGTAAAGTTTCGACTGCGATCCGTGATTTTATCAAGGCGTAA
- a CDS encoding LLM class flavin-dependent oxidoreductase: MKISMFHLMPYRDLPADFEQRYHSVWVDPPWNELGDAKKVGQYYNWTLDELIYAAKCGMDGICVNEHHQNAYGFMPNPNLMGSVLARATNGMDVAVVQMGATLPTTNPPTRVAEEYGMIDTISGGRLVAGMPLGTAMDATLCAGITPIEQRERYYEAHDLILKAWTAPDIFAWNGKYYQLPMVNVWPRPIQKPHPPVWVPGLGSLSTWEFAAQHNHCYCFLSYYGPVVGRGVMDGFWQFIAQKGIEPNPYRAGFLQLVAVAETDALAEKLYEEHIRYFYSKSLHIPVEYFFPPGHQDYRSLENSIRKGLLKSTFDQLQAIPNYKFKDFIDKQLVLSGSPSTVRDLLKKAVQDLRVGNLMVLLHIGSMPHELTLKNIDLFTREVMPHLHDMWDDKWENKWWPESLRGKRQVPLAAL; the protein is encoded by the coding sequence ATGAAGATCTCAATGTTCCACTTGATGCCGTATCGGGATCTCCCGGCGGACTTCGAGCAACGGTATCACTCCGTGTGGGTCGATCCACCGTGGAACGAACTTGGTGACGCAAAGAAAGTCGGACAGTATTACAACTGGACGCTCGACGAACTGATCTACGCCGCCAAATGTGGCATGGATGGTATCTGCGTCAACGAACATCATCAAAATGCCTATGGCTTCATGCCCAATCCTAATCTTATGGGTTCGGTTCTCGCTCGGGCGACCAACGGAATGGACGTCGCCGTCGTGCAAATGGGCGCGACGCTACCGACGACGAACCCGCCAACGCGTGTCGCAGAAGAGTATGGCATGATCGATACCATCAGTGGTGGGCGGCTGGTCGCCGGCATGCCACTCGGCACGGCGATGGACGCCACGCTGTGTGCGGGTATCACCCCAATCGAACAACGCGAACGTTATTACGAAGCGCATGATTTGATTCTCAAAGCGTGGACCGCACCAGATATCTTTGCCTGGAACGGCAAATACTACCAGTTACCAATGGTTAATGTCTGGCCACGTCCGATTCAGAAACCGCATCCACCAGTGTGGGTGCCTGGCCTCGGTAGCCTCAGCACCTGGGAATTCGCCGCGCAACATAACCATTGCTATTGCTTCCTCAGCTACTATGGCCCGGTGGTTGGTCGTGGCGTTATGGATGGTTTCTGGCAGTTCATCGCCCAGAAAGGCATTGAACCGAATCCGTACCGTGCTGGATTTCTGCAGCTCGTCGCGGTTGCCGAAACCGATGCGCTCGCCGAGAAACTCTACGAAGAGCATATTCGCTACTTCTACAGTAAGTCCTTGCATATTCCTGTCGAATACTTCTTCCCGCCGGGACACCAGGATTATCGCAGCTTAGAGAACAGTATCCGCAAAGGACTGTTGAAGAGCACGTTCGACCAACTGCAAGCGATCCCGAACTATAAGTTCAAAGACTTCATAGACAAACAGTTAGTGTTGTCAGGAAGTCCATCGACGGTACGCGACCTCCTCAAGAAAGCCGTGCAAGACCTGCGCGTCGGCAATCTGATGGTGCTGCTCCACATCGGTTCGATGCCACATGAACTCACCTTGAAGAACATTGATCTCTTCACCAGAGAGGTGATGCCGCATCTGCATGACATGTGGGATGACAAGTGGGAGAACAAATGGTGGCCAGAAAGCTTGCGTGGTAAACGGCAAGTGCCACTGGCAGCGCTATAA